The Shinella zoogloeoides genome contains the following window.
CATCATCGCCATCCAGGAGGCGGACAAGCGCTTCGGCGAACGTTCCGGCCTGCTCAATCTCGATGTGCTGGAACGCGACTGCGGCCTCGTGCCGGTGCCCATCACCGCGCTCTCCTCCACCGGCCACGGCTGGCACGGCAACATGATCCTGATCCGCAAGGGCGCCGTCGGCGGCGTGCGGCAGCTCAAGCTGCCGGGCGTGGAGCCGCGCGGCGCGCTGGTCGTGACGCTCGACCTGCCGCTCGGCAAGTTACGGCTCGTCGCCGCGCATTTCGGCCTGCTGAAGCGCTCGCGCGAGCAGCAGGCGATGGCGATCCTCGCCTCCGTCGCGGAGGAAGAGAACATGCCGACCCTGCTTGTCGGCGACCTCAACGAATGGCGCGTCGGCCGTCGCTCCTCGCTCTCACGCCTGCAGCCGACCTTCGACCCGGCCTCCGGCGCGGTGCCGAGCTTCCCGTCCCGTTTTCCGGTTCTGGCGCTCGACCGGGCGCTCGGCCATCCGCATGATCTCGTCACCTCCGTGGAGGTGCACGATTCGCCGCTCGCCCGCATCGCCTCCGATCACCTGCCGATCAAGGCGCATATCGACCTCAAGGTCGCTTCCGCGCGCGCTACAGATAGGGTGAGCCAAGCCATGTGACGCGCTCGACGAGCCGCTGGGCGAAGGGCCGCGCCTGGAGGTCTTCGAGCTTCACTTCCTCCGCCTGCGAAAGCGCGGCGTCGATGCGGTTGCCGATGAGATCGGCGAAATCCGGGTCCACCACCTCGATATCCACCTCGAAATTCAGCCGCAGTGAGCGCGGGTCGATATTCGACGAGCCGACATAGGACCATGCGCCGTCGACGACCGTAAGCTTGGAGTGGTTGAACGCCCCCGAGGCGCGCCAGATGCGGCAGCCATATTTCAGGAGCTGGTCGAACTGCGCGGTCATGGCGAGGTCGACGAGCTTCAGGTTGTTGGCGGAGGGCACGACGATGTCGATCTCCACCCCGCGCCGCGCGGCGGTGACGATGGCGCTGATCAGCTCGCGGTCCGGCAGGAAATAGGGCGACATGATGCGGATATGCCGCTTGGCGACGGAGACCGCGCCCATCAGCATGCGGTGGTTGGTCTCAAGGCTCTTGTCCGGCCCGGAGGGCACGACGCGGGCGAGCATGCCGCTGTCGGGCGCATCCGGCGGCGGGGCGATCTGCCAGGCCTCGCCCGAGAGGTCGTCGCCGCCGGAAAAGCGCCAATCCTCGTAGGCGATGCGGAAGAGGTCGCTGACGACGGGGCCGGTGAGGCGGAAATGGGTGTCGAGCGCCGCCGCCTCGCCGGAGAATTCCGTGCAGAAGCCGGCGCGGATGTTGAGCCCGCCGGTAAAGGCGACGCTTCCGTCGACGATGAGGATCTTGCGGTGGGTGCGCAGGTTCGCATAGGGCAAGCGCAGGCCCATGACGATATTGCCGTTGAAGACATCGACCGGCACGTTCGCTTTTTTCAGTTCCGAGACGATGGACGGAATGGAATAACGCGCGCCCACCGCATCGATCAGCACCCGCACCGCCACGCCGCGCGCGACGGCCGCCGAAAGCGCCGCCACGAAACGCTCGCCTGCGCCGTCGCGGTCGAAGATATAGGTTTCCATAAGGATGGAGCGCTCGGCGGCGTCGATGGCGGCGAGCATGGCGGCATAGGCCTCGTCGCCGGTCGAAAGCAGCGCGATGCGGTTGCCGGAAGTGAGCTTGCAGCGGCCGACGGCATCGCCAAGGCGCTGCATGGCGGCGAGCGCCCCGCCATAGGCCACCTGCACATGCTCGTTGGAGACGTCGTATTCCGCCATATGGTGCCAGCCGGCGGCGAGCAAGCCTTCGCGGCTGAGGTTCAGCGTCTTGCGGCGGATGCGGTTCACGCCGCCGACGGCATAGATGAGCGGGCCGACGACCGGCGACAGCACGATGACGCCGACCCAGCCGATGGCGGCCCGCACCTCTTCCTTCGTCATGGTCGCGTGGATGGCGGCCGGCACGCCGAGGACAATCGACAGGGCGACGAGGATATGCGGCCAGTAGGCGGAGAGCGTCTCAAACATGATGCGTGCGGACCATCCCAAGGCGGCAAACGCTTTTGCTGCCTTTATATATTGCTCTGGATGATACGAATGCGAGGGGGAGGATAGTCCCCCTCGCGAAAGATTTTAATCTTCCAGCGTGCCGGGCTTGCGGTCCTTGCGCGTCGCCTCGTGGCAGGCGAGCTTCATCAGGTCCTCGCCGCGCCGCGCATAGCGGGCGGAGGCGCGGGTGGCGATCAGCCCGTCATGGCCGGCCTTGACCTCGATCGTGCCGTCCGGCTCG
Protein-coding sequences here:
- a CDS encoding endonuclease/exonuclease/phosphatase family protein, producing the protein MSAALLAAIRNRRGHRPPENNRPGDTVIASYNVHKCVGVDRRFDPERTASVIAEIDADIIAIQEADKRFGERSGLLNLDVLERDCGLVPVPITALSSTGHGWHGNMILIRKGAVGGVRQLKLPGVEPRGALVVTLDLPLGKLRLVAAHFGLLKRSREQQAMAILASVAEEENMPTLLVGDLNEWRVGRRSSLSRLQPTFDPASGAVPSFPSRFPVLALDRALGHPHDLVTSVEVHDSPLARIASDHLPIKAHIDLKVASARATDRVSQAM
- a CDS encoding phospholipase D-like domain-containing protein, whose translation is MFETLSAYWPHILVALSIVLGVPAAIHATMTKEEVRAAIGWVGVIVLSPVVGPLIYAVGGVNRIRRKTLNLSREGLLAAGWHHMAEYDVSNEHVQVAYGGALAAMQRLGDAVGRCKLTSGNRIALLSTGDEAYAAMLAAIDAAERSILMETYIFDRDGAGERFVAALSAAVARGVAVRVLIDAVGARYSIPSIVSELKKANVPVDVFNGNIVMGLRLPYANLRTHRKILIVDGSVAFTGGLNIRAGFCTEFSGEAAALDTHFRLTGPVVSDLFRIAYEDWRFSGGDDLSGEAWQIAPPPDAPDSGMLARVVPSGPDKSLETNHRMLMGAVSVAKRHIRIMSPYFLPDRELISAIVTAARRGVEIDIVVPSANNLKLVDLAMTAQFDQLLKYGCRIWRASGAFNHSKLTVVDGAWSYVGSSNIDPRSLRLNFEVDIEVVDPDFADLIGNRIDAALSQAEEVKLEDLQARPFAQRLVERVTWLGSPYL